A region of the Salvelinus namaycush isolate Seneca chromosome 13, SaNama_1.0, whole genome shotgun sequence genome:
AGGTGACCCTGCATCCTTTGGCAGCCAAGCAGAACGCATTCTCCAAACCAACTTCTTCGCCACCAGAGACATGTGCAATGAATTTCTCCCTCTCCTGAAGAAAGATGGTAAAACCCTTGTTTCATGGGGGAAAACTATCCCTTATTTGGTAGTGTACCCAGTGATTATTTTTTATTGTAcgatgggtgggtctaatcctgaatagtgattggttaaaactgcattccagccggggtctattccacaagttaccaaaGGCTAAATCTTAAATATATTACCTTAAAATGCCTATTTatctgttccatctcactgctCAATCcactgtctctccgacatttgaaacattgtttcaatattcaaattcgatttCCAGCTGTCCAATAGTAATATACGTATTGGGAGtcgggaggagacagacaggcaggcagcgtttctcagccagtcgaaatcatgactCAGCTGGCattatttttatggatatatacaaataaatatcATTTGGGGAAAAAGGTAaaacgaaacgaagtgcagctagtttgcagtctttccagcttcagctTGAAGTGATAGTGTTAGTTGTATACGcaactgtgttgttggctagctcctctgaacaacagtgttctgacgagtgagcacattttctatgccagccGAAATCGCGCCttattagctcattgttatggatgtatccaaataaatgtaactggaaaacagcttaaacaaattcgttattctggctgcacttttttgacgtgactgtaaattagccgtagttagttagatagcaaGCAAGGcataagaatgttgccagccagtatggcaatagaacatttagaacgaacgacttgggtcgcgtccatagatacagaacaaaaagacggAACGACTTGGTTGCATCTCTGgtaaccgaaccaatagaacgaacgaccgaccagccggcttgggtagcaagcCTACatttgtgtcaggactatatcttgtggaaggatgaaatagtatgaataaattcatcaaaacaacgtttttaattaaaatatgtcaatcattattttaatatattgctaacccgttgtataaaagtgataatgccctcgaagccgttGTTTGGAGAATATATTGGCGCGGTTTGCCGGCCTGAGAcgaacaacacccgtgccaatatattctCCAAATACCGGCTTctcaggcattatcacttaattgtacaatgggtgggtctaatcctgaatgctgattggttaaaaccgcattccagccggtgtctattacGCAAGTTACcgccggctaaatctatgacgttaaaatgcttatttactctgttccatctgactgcaatccactgtctcatcagcccagccaggcactttataaacgtgatctccactataaaaagcatctagacattatctcgaCTTCGTtttgggcctaacaacacccatgcCAAATCACTTAATTAATCTCCATATGATTTTTCCTTTAATTTAACTtaactatctgtctgtctgttataggGAGGATAGTGAATGTTGCCAGCATCGTGGGCTATATCACCCTCTATATGTGTTCTCCGGACCTCCAGGCCAGGCTctgcagtgatgacatcacagaggaggAGCTAGTGGCTCTGATGAAGCGCTTTGTTGCTGAGGCCAAAGCTGGAGACCACATCAACAAGGGCTGGCCAAATTCAGTCTATGGGGTGTCCAAAATAGGCCTGATGGCCCTTACCCGGATCCAGGCCCGCAGTCTAAGAAGAGAGATGCCTCAGAGAGGGATTCTGATAAACTCCTGCTGCCCGGGCTGGGTGAAGTCTGACATGACCTATCCCAACGGGACCAAGACGCCTGCGGAGGGGGCTGACACACCTGTGTACCTGGcgctgtttcctccagcaacaCAGGAGCCCCAGGGGGAGTTTGTGGTGGATAGACAGGTACAGGTATGGGCGGGGTCACCAACAGGTGCAACAATGGATGAGGGACCCTGACTTTGGACCCTTTCATCTGCTGCTATAATATAtacaagtaactgccaaaataaaggaaacagcaacataaagtgtcttagtagGATGTAGGCCTACCATGaatcagaacagcttcaatgtaccttggcatagattctacaagtgtctggaactctatcggAGGTGTGCGACACCCATCTTCCTCGAGAAATTCCATTATTTCGTGCTTTGTTGAAGGTGGTGGAAAACactctcaggcgccgctccagaatctcccataagtgttcaattgggttgagatctggtgactgagatggcatatggtttacatcgttttcatgctcatcaaaccattacGTGACCACTcctgccctgtggatgggggcagtGGCGTAGGCAGGGGTGGGCCTGGGTGGGCAAgtccacccaatcagattgagcaaaaaattattataatattttccAAATGGGACATTATTTTTCTTTTTACCTAAGCACAATACTTGAcctgggcaggagctcaccggaactgagtaccggcacctcaaatttTCTTCTGCTTGAGTTCCTTCACCTCCTATAGAATATTAGCACAAAAGTATTGAGGAGTTCACTTAAATATAAAtagtaccggcacccaaaatgagtaccggcacTTATTTCAGTACAAGTCAAGCACTGGTCTAAACATGCATACACCATCAGATAGAATTCATAGCAAGCAGTAGGGAGGGGGTGGGACATCGAAAGGGACATttatattaataataatacattttatttggcaGATGCTTTTCAGAATACTCAAGGACAGCTTACATAAAATCGAGTGTTGTactaaaatctattttaatttagGCCTATATAATGAATTTTAATTTATTGATTATTAACTGTTAAACTAATTCAGAAAAATGAAACAATTAGCTTATCAATTTCTAAATAAAGGGTGGGTTCTGGCACGTGTCACTTCATGCTGATACCATGTGTGGTAAACAGTAGCTATTGCTGTGTTGGCTAGGCTACACTGTGTAGGCTActcactgttagctagctaagactCACTAGTCAACTTAGCTAGCAAAAACAAGTAAAATGGCCAAACAAAGCTCagtgtaatttttttttaaagagaccGTGCATAGAAGAGGATGTTGGAGAATTTGCCAAGTTATTTGATATCAGTGATTTTGCCATGAAGGCCGGCCAGTCCCCCTATATCAATCACTGATTGCATTGCATTGGTCTAATCAAGGGCCTTAAAGAGATTTTCAGTACATTCAGAGACAACGATCAGCACTACAACAATGTTTTCATTCAACACTTTCAGAAAtcatgctcttaaccgctagactaTATCAGGGCATCATGTTCTAGTCTAATAGGTCTATGGTTTATTATGTGCCATCAACTGATTTCTGCCATCAACTGATTTCTGCCTACGCCactggatgggggcattgtcatcctatagccaaaataatggcctgcacagcattttatacatgaccctaagcatgatggactgttcattgcttaattaactcaggagcCACACCTGAGTGGAagtgctttcaatatactttgtatgcCTATCCCTCATTAACtcgtgtttccattattttggcagttatataaatgtgtgtgtgaattAACCATATAGGTATTGCTGTATAATAACCATTTAATAACCACATCAGTAAAGAGCAATTAAAAAAACATTGTAATTTGTCTTTTATTTGTAGTTTATCTACTGCACTGTGAAGTGTTTGCAGAGCCAGAGGGTATGGTTGATGTCTACTTAATAGTTAAACACATCACTTCATTGTCTCAAAAATGACTAAACATTTTATGAAAACGAGCCAGGGGATAGGTTGATGTGCACTGAATAGTTACACACGTTACTTAATTGTCTCTGTAAACATGTAATGAAAACGATTGCTTGATAAAAAAGTAACATATTAAACATGCAGCTTGTGGG
Encoded here:
- the LOC120058440 gene encoding carbonyl reductase [NADPH] 1-like, producing the protein MSGPQVVLVTGSTRGLGLAIVQALCQGFKGDVYLSARDVQRGAIVVEHLQREGLKPRLLQLDITDPVSIQAARQHFMKEYGGLDVLINNAGIAPKRGDPASFGSQAERILQTNFFATRDMCNEFLPLLKKDGRIVNVASIVGYITLYMCSPDLQARLCSDDITEEELVALMKRFVAEAKAGDHINKGWPNSVYGVSKIGLMALTRIQARSLRREMPQRGILINSCCPGWVKSDMTYPNGTKTPAEGADTPVYLALFPPATQEPQGEFVVDRQVQVWAGSPTGATMDEGP